In the Henningerozyma blattae CBS 6284 chromosome 8, complete genome genome, one interval contains:
- the SEC5 gene encoding exocyst subunit SEC5 (similar to Saccharomyces cerevisiae SEC5 (YDR166C); ancestral locus Anc_8.357) — translation MDPFAYSQEDIQDFYNLKSLNPSSSWNEDSTNLIDLSKWQDSIPMPERSYEILKDLAQQQQSVSDKQAAQYLTNDSLKSITDPLSNEKMLTLLENHHVPDDKKLNYLINSKNFNVKAFLRDIHNTDSFETLSSSLDSLDYSLQQQSDALKNLVQQNFAKYVRVKNRLDQIYGQFSDENNNSTINSNGIMISQPNNNSNQSSSLGIDDLSVSVDQSIRATTMKLKPLIDTDKKINNFKKTKQFIEENKEFFNSPRILMKYLNNGEYNSLMLEYAKSKKLYNELENLYKGKSPKGNSTQSTSMSQKQTWDFNKKSQKVPKVIEKIKTEIENIMNLYKKQVWNSLMNDEDNTSHTFFLPLISKLLDMNAEENPIVKWIDSRLDSIETQITTTSNEMIDKIIKAQQSILRNSDTIIPASETNQNDTEEYEEDSIELRYYYSINSFFPELGVNSNKDGSSMFTSQSLTDSSNIVEMWLLILKYIHQLEGISCKFIELWEHIQNFLDGTYQSSIINEKRKDNILVGDIDVIESKHLMRLSNQQVQDIMKRGEKFVKLFTGKLLLFFGCSQETLANHTAKMATESEQPKDFGFIPPNANGLSCLRYLPKILNPLLKTTTELAQLNISDHSISVLRRVVNVLIVRCVHSISAVKLRDLSLLYKLEDWTVYETVPDLTNKNIEYGITQFPDIACSFQRLTIYAIRDILFSFERLPRINNITVTGYPSKELLTKIESKQLDSMSNVLQSVLQNAAKEKDNPRTSHTILTLTNLQYIRECTFPEIVHYYNEAFESNLDANSSSLFTLLSKMEQSIFGNYLSDLKVNIKNILVSRFNSIDWPNYTSNSFRVSDYIIEVLMLLVTVHSECFRIGPQLIYKVLEETQLFISKFLFEAFKKFIGKLSADGLLQVTVDLQFLQNVLGKLLEKDTEVTLAACLQNCFQNDLNRMNTCITETKPIVSANIARTSMQFAAFNSE, via the coding sequence atggATCCATTTGCATATTCACAGGAAGATATTCAAGATTTTTATAATCTTAAGTCACTAAATCCGTCTTCCTCATGGAATGAAGATTCAAcgaatttaattgatttatccAAATGGCAAGATTCCATTCCAATGCCAGAAAGATCttatgaaatattaaaagatttagctcaacaacaacagtCTGTAAGTGATAAACAAGCTGCACAATATCTAACTAatgattctttaaaatcaattacTGATCCGTTAAGCAATGAAAAGATGTTAacattattagaaaatcaTCATGTACCAGATGacaagaaattaaattatttgataaatagTAAAAACTTTAATGTTAAAGCTTTTCTGAGAGATATCCATAATACTGATTCTTTTGAAACTTTATCAAGCTCGTTAGATAGCTTAGATTATTCATTACAACAACAATCTGAtgctttaaaaaatttagttCAACAAAATTTTGCAAAATATGTTAGAGTTAAAAATAGATTGGATCAAATTTACGGTCAATTTTCAGATGAAAACAACAATTCTACAATAAATTCAAACGGAATTATGATATCTCaaccaaataataatagtaaccAATCAAGTTCTTTAGGAATCGATGATTTAAGCGTAAGTGTTGATCAATCTATTAGAGCGACAACTATGAAATTAAAACCATTGATTGATACGGATAAGAAgattaacaattttaaaaaaacaaaacagttcattgaagaaaataaagaattcttCAATTCTCCAAGAATTCttatgaaatatttaaataatggtGAGTACAATAGCTTAATGCTAGAATAtgcaaaatcaaaaaaattatataatgaattagaaaatctTTACAAGGGAAAATCTCCAAAAGGGAATAGTACTCAATCCACTTCGATGAGTCAAAAACAAACTTGGGATTTTAACAAGAAATCTCAAAAAGTTCCTAAAGTTattgaaaagattaaaaccgaaattgaaaatattatgaacCTATACAAAAAACAAGTTTGGAATTCTTTAATgaatgatgaagataacACCTCGCATACTTTTTTCTTAccattaatttcaaaattgttAGATATGAATGCTGAAGAAAACCCAATTGTTAAATGGATAGATTCAAGATTAGATTCAATTGAAACTCAAATAACAACAACTTCAAATGAAATgattgataaaattattaaagctCAGCAATCAATACTGAGAAATAGTGATACAATAATACCCGCTTCGGAAACTAATCAAAATGATACCGAGGAATATGAAGAAGACTCCATTGAGTTGAGATACTActattcaattaattcatttttccCAGAATTGGGcgttaattcaaataaagatGGCTCATCCATGTTTACATCTCAAAGTTTGACCGACTCTTCAAATATCGTTGAAATGTGGCtgctaattttaaaatacatTCATCAATTAGAAGGCATTAGCtgtaaatttattgaattgtGGGAGCATATACAAAACTTCTTAGATGGTACATATCAAAgttctattattaatgaaaagcGTAAGGACAACATTTTAGTTGGTGACATTGATGTCATTGAATCTAAACATTTAATGAGATTATCAAATCAACAAGTACAAGATATAATGAAGAGAGGGgaaaaatttgtaaaattattcactggtaaactattattattctttggCTGTTCACAGGAGACGTTAGCAAATCATACAGCAAAAATGGCTACAGAAAGTGAACAACCCAAAGATTTTGGGTTTATACCACCAAACGCAAACGGGTTAAGTTGCTTACGTTATTTACCCAAAATCTTAAatccattattaaaaactACTACTGAACTTGCACAATTGAATATTAGCGATCACTCAATAAGTGTTCTACGCCGAGTAGTTAATGTTTTAATTGTTCGCTGCGTTCATTCTATTTCAGCTGTAAAACTAAGAGATCTTTCTCTATTATATAAACTTGAAGATTGGACAGTTTATGAGACAGTACCTGATTTAACcaacaaaaatatagagTATGGTATTACTCAATTTCCAGACATTGCATGCTCTTTCCAAAGACTTACGATATATGCTATTCgtgatattttattttcttttgagaGATTGCCAAGAATAAACAATATTACTGTTACGGGATATCCTTCCAAGGAATTATTAACCAAAATCGAAAGTAAACAGTTAGACTCCATGTCAAATGTGTTACAATCTGTCTTACAAAATGCTGCAAAAGAAAAGGATAACCCAAGAACTTCACATACTATTCTAACATTAACTAATTTACAATATATCCGTGAATGTACTTTCCCAGAAATTgttcattattataatgaGGCATTTGAATCTAATTTAGACGCAAATTCTTCAAGCTTATTTACATTGTTATCCAAAATGGAACAGTCTATTTTTGGCAACTATTTATCAGACTTAAAAgtgaatattaaaaatattttagtttCAAGATTTAATTCCATTGATTGGCCAAATTATACGTCAAATTCATTCAGAGTAAGTgattatattattgaagTATTAATGCTATTAGTAACTGTCCATAGCGAATGCTTTCGAATTGGACCACAATTAATCTATAAAGTTCTAGAAGAAACACAACTCTTCATTAGTAAATTCTTATTTGAAGcgtttaaaaaattcatagGAAAACTCTCTGCAGATGGTTTATTACAGGTAACAGTAGACTTACAATTCTTGCAAAACGTATTAGGTAAGTTGCTAGAAAAGGATACTGAAGTTACATTGGCAGCCTGTCTACAAAATTGTTTCCAAAATGATCTGAACAGAATGAACACCTGCATAACTGAAACTAAACCTATTGTTTCAGCAAATATCGCTAGAACAAGCATGCAGTTTGCTGCATTTAACTCCGAATAA
- the CDC37 gene encoding Hsp90 co-chaperone CDC37 (similar to Saccharomyces cerevisiae CDC37 (YDR168W); ancestral locus Anc_8.361), protein MAIDYSKWDKIELSDDSDIEVHPNVDKRSFIKWKQQSIHEERFKRNNDIKTLEAQVTMYAHLNKRVDKLLLELKDEDLISTVTVSKYLNANFDKNEKSTGDNVDPDIPTFNEMVEDLFEQLANDAKKENKDPKDGKLIREMISKHRAKIDHVTKEAKEKLNKLYIEKNSHISSDDVHTGFNSSFLNKKDKNSETSSNNVKAMESLKEASSTSNTISLPKPKLEFIEYKDDVMKLAPETEKFGEITVGNYKQCENYLIDNMQILSEQQKDALMMKSFEYELNGNSTLAYQIIHQSELMSYIREIYDIQKIPYLDVNKLKEIIGMFFNRVLLNTENPKGKQQFLESVQTKFEHVKNRCKIMEQEEQEENGEIQGVETIQLKALDDSTELEVNLPNFNSKDPEDIRKVEIFNKLPKDMQDAVKTSNLDKVNEVFATMSVEKAEAILELFNEADLIGIKALLDDPNDFEKLQEEYNANQVQFEDLTLEEQQEVLKQAELQKSQSTEPSNTLSNNNETSTNVENSITENIDIPTSDIVD, encoded by the coding sequence ATGGCAATTGATTACTCTAAATGGgataaaatagaattatcTGATGATTCAGATATTGAAGTTCATCCAAATGTTGATAAACGTTCCTTCATTAAATGGAAACAACAAAGTATTCATGAAGAgagatttaaaagaaataatgaCATAAAAACATTAGAAGCTCAAGTCACAATGTATGCACATTTAAATAAACGTGTTGATAAgctattattagaattaaaagatgaagatttaatttcaactGTTACGGtctcaaaatatttaaatgcgaattttgataaaaatgagAAAAGTACTGGTGATAATGTTGACCCTGATATTCCAACTTTCAATGAAATGGttgaagatttatttgaacAGTTAGCTAATGATGCTAAGaaggaaaataaagatcCAAAAGATGGTAAACTTATTAGAGAAATGATTTCAAAACATAGAGCTAAAATTGATCATGTTACTAAAGAGGCAAAAGAAAaacttaataaattatatattgaaaaaaattcgCATATATCATCTGATGATGTTCATACTGGTTTCAATTCCAGttttttaaacaaaaaggaTAAGAATTCTGAAACTAGTTCTAATAATGTTAAAGCTATGGAAAGTTTAAAAGAAGCATCATCTACATCTAATACTATTTCATTACCAAAACctaaattagaatttatCGAATATAAGGATGATGTAATGAAACTTGCTCCTGaaactgaaaaatttgGTGAAATTACTGTTGGTAATTATAAGCAATgtgaaaattatttaattgataatatgCAAATCTTATCTGAACAACAAAAGGATGCattaatgatgaaatcttttgaatatGAATTAAATGGTAACTCTACTTTAGCTTACCAAATAATCCATCAATCTGAATTAATGTCATATATTCGTGAAATTTAcgatattcaaaaaattccatATTTAGatgttaataaattaaaagaaattattggaatGTTTTTCAATAGAGTTCTATTAAATACAGAAAATCCTAAAGGTAAACAACAATTTTTAGAATCTGTTCAAACTAAATTTGAGCATGTTAAAAATCGTTGTAAGATTATGGAACAGgaagaacaagaagaaaatgGAGAAATCCAAGGTGTTGAAACTATTCAATTAAAGGCATTAGATGATTCTACTGAATTAGAAGTGAATTTACCAAACTTCAATTCAAAAGATCCAGAAGATATTAGAAaagttgaaatttttaataaattaccaAAGGATATGCAAGATGCAGTGAAAACTAGTAATTTAGATAAAGTTAATGAAGTTTTTGCCACAATGAGTGTTGAAAAGGCAGAAGCTATACTGGAATTATTCAATGAAGCTGATTTGATTGGTATTAAGGCATTATTGGATGATCCtaatgattttgaaaaattacagGAAGAATACAATGCTAATCAAGTTCaatttgaagatttaaCTTTGGAAGAACAACAAGAAGTTTTAAAACAAGCTGAGTTA
- the TAF10 gene encoding Taf10p (similar to Saccharomyces cerevisiae TAF10 (YDR167W); ancestral locus Anc_8.360) produces the protein MSEKEFNEFGPVDSMNVDEEIDDEFNDNDDGGAVDNAALFQRAEEQEKLDQQETKMLDDGSGKLFELPEFTRKDKTLSELLDMMEDNAPIIPDPVIDYYMAKNGFQCGDVRVKRLLALATQKFISDIACDAYEYSRIRSSVAVYNANNGQSRARQLMMGQQNPGQQQISQQQAQQNEKTTASKVVLTVNDLSSAVAEYGLNISRPDFYR, from the coding sequence ATGAgtgaaaaagaatttaacGAGTTTGGTCCTGTCGATTCTATGAATGTGGATGAAGAGATAGATGATGAATtcaatgataatgatgatggaGGAGCAGTAGATAATGCTGCATTATTTCAAAGAGCTGAAGAACAAGAGAAGTTAGATCAACAAGAGACTAAAATGCTAGATGATGGTAGCggtaaattatttgaattaccGGAGTTTACGAGAAAAGATAAAACTTTAAGTGAATTGCTGGATATGATGGAAGATAATGCTCCAATTATTCCAGATCCCGTTATCGATTATTATATGGCCAAAAACGGTTTTCAGTGTGGGGACGTTCGAGTTAAAAGATTATTGGCATTAGCTActcaaaaatttattagtGATATAGCTTGCGATGCTTATGAATATTCAAGAATAAGATCATCTGTTGCTGTGTATAATGCTAACAATGGTCAATCAAGAGCTAGACAGTTGATGATGGGTCAACAGAATCCAGGTCAACAACAGATTTCTCAGCAACAAGCTCAACAGAATGAAAAGACAACCGCTAGTAAAGTTGTGTTGACAGTAAATGATTTAAGCAGTGCTGTAGCGGAATACggattaaatatttctcgTCCTGATTTTTATCGTTAG